From the Dama dama isolate Ldn47 chromosome 24, ASM3311817v1, whole genome shotgun sequence genome, one window contains:
- the FBXL2 gene encoding F-box/LRR-repeat protein 2 isoform X3, with protein MGAQKSLTVRLSSFSTCYSLSRFCSKLKHLDLTSCVSITNSSLKGISEGCQHLEYLNLSWCDQITKDGVEALVRGCRGLRALLLRGCTQLEDEALKHIQNYCHELVSLNLQSCSRVSDDGVVQLCRGCPRLQALCLSGCGSLTDASLTALALNCPRLQILEAARCSHLTDAGFTLLARNCHDLEKMDLEECILITDRTLTQLSIHCPKLQALSLSHCELITDDGILHLSNSPCGHERLRVLELDNCLLITDVALEHLEHCRGLERLELYDCQQVTRAGIKRMRAQLPHVRVHAYFAPVTPPPAAGGGGQRLCRCCVVL; from the exons ATGGGTGCACAAAAATCACTGACAG TGCGCCTATCCTCTTTCAGCACGTGTTACAGCCTTAGCCGATTCTGTTCCAAGCTGAAGCATCTGGATCTGACCTCCTGCGTGTCCATTACAAACAGCTCCTTAAAGGGGATCAG CGAGGGCTGCCAGCACCTGGAGTACCTCAACCTGTCGTGGTGCGACCAGATCACCAAGGACGGCGTGGAGGCGTTGGTGCGCGGCTGCCGCGGCCTGAGGGCCCTGCTGCTGAGGGGCTGCACGCAG CTGGAAGACGAAGCTCTGAAGCACATTCAGAATTACTGCCATGAGCTCGTGAGCCTCAACCTGCAGTCCTGCTCC CGCGTCTCGGACGACGGCGTGGTGCAGCTGTGCCGGGGCTGCCCGCGGCTGCAGGCGCTCTGCCTGTCCGGCTGCGGCAGCCTCACCGACGCCTCCCTGACGGCCCTGGCCTTGAACTGCCCCAGACTCCA GATCTTGGAGGCCGCCCGATGTTCCCACCTGACTGATGCAGGCTTTACGCTTCTAGCTCGG AATTGCCACGACCTGGAGAAAATGGATCTTGAAGAATGCATCCTG ATAACGGACCGCACGCTCACCCAGCTCTCCATTCACTGTCCCAAGCTGCAAGCCctg AGCCTGTCCCACTGCGAGCTCATCACGGACGACGGCATCCTGCACCTGAGCAACAGCCCCTGTGGCCACGAGCGGCTGCGGGTGCTGGAGCTGGACAACTGCCTGCTCATCACCGACGTGGCCCTGGAGCACCTGGAGCACTGCCGCGGCCTGGAGCGCCTGGAGCTCTACGACTGCCAGCAGGTCACGCGGGCCGGCATCAAGCGCATGCGG GCGCAGCTCCCTCACGTCCGAGTGCACGCCTACTTCGCCCCCGTCACCCCGCCGCCGGCCGCGGGAGGCGGCGGGCAGCGGCTCTGCCGGTGCTGTGTCGTCCTCTGA